Genomic segment of Trichoderma breve strain T069 chromosome 7 map unlocalized scaffold00007, whole genome shotgun sequence:
TGTTTGAAGTGCAGTTGAGCTTCAGAAGCAGGAAGCGTGTGTTGATCTTGACGCGAATCAACAAACGCGAGATGTGTGAGGAAACTTCGTTTCAGTGTTTACGCAGCCGGCAGAAATTCTTCTTTATAATGAACGCGTGATGGACGACGAGTGGCAGCCAGCTGTCAGGAGTTTGGGCTGCCAGTCTCTGTGCAGGCCAGCTACTAATCCCCCCTGGTTGACACTCGAGGCTGGTAGCTGCACACTCGCTCACAGTGCACTCCCACGCTGTCTAATATTCCTGCAATGGGCAATTCATGCGAAGCAAAGCATTGAGGATGCGGTATCCAAAATCCGGGTCAACAATACCGGGAGgactgatgatgaagggTTGCTGTGTTTAGGGGGCGGGTTGTTGAAGGTGCCATAAGAGAATAGCTTCACGCATAAGTGACAATAACTTCTATTGTTGACATAGAAGACAATGTAAGAAAGTGTGCATCTTTTTGGCTACCTACTATAGATAATATTGTCGTTGCCTAGCACTTTCTCGCCTCTTGTCTTATTGTTGTGATCTCAGGGTTGCGCCTGCACACTCGTTGGCGGGAAAGCTTCTCGTCTATATATTCAGCACCACCATTAACAGCCAAATTATCAACTTCACAAATGCAACATGAGACTGGACGTCAGTGAACAAAGATATGTTCATTAAAAACATTCGGTTTCATCAATGTTGAGACACGAAACAGTTGATACAGTTACTCCTCAATAGACCGCGCAGTGTGCAGTTGAGGTTCAGTCTGTCGCCAAAGTGTATGCAAAAGCAACCACTGCGaaaactacatgtactatGCACTCGCACATCCTTCTACGCTGAGCACTCAGTCATTCATTAAAATGATTGCTTAAACTTGCTGCTTTTGTCAGCGTTGATACAATAGTGTGCCTGCACGGGAAGGATGTGTATAACTATTCAACACAGTTCCAGTTAAATGGGCGCACAATCACCTGTATTTCGACTCTGTTATCTAATCTACTTTTTTCTGTCGTTTTTTGGCAGTTTCAGCTGCTTTTTATAACCGCTGCCGTGTCTTATTTTCGTCTCAGCGCTTCGAGTTCGGCGCTTAATAGCAGCTCCATCATTTGATAGGTGATTCTAGAATCCCTGTCATGGGCAAAACTCCAGTCCGCACTGCACAAACGCCGACGAAAGTCAAGGgtagctgcagctgcaactgAGTGTTGGTTCTGTTTGCTTCGGATAGTTGCAAGTGAATGTGATAATGAAATGATTTCTAACATCCCTGCCGTTGCCGGCAGGCCTCTGACATCCCCGCCTGATTTTAAGAACATGGCCACTTCTGCCTGCAGTTCAAATTCACTCATTTCCACCATTTTTGCATCCCATTCCATACTTCTGCAGCCAAGAACAATTCAATTTTTCTATCCCTGCTACTGTTTCTACTACCACTACTACCGCTACCGCTTCTATTACTGCTACTGCCTTCTACTTTCTTCTACAATTGGAACGCGATTTCGTATTCGGCATACCTGTATTATCACTTGACTCCTGCTAGGCTTTTCCTCTCCGCTACTCTCCATCCCCTTTGTACCCATTCACCTTactcttctgcttctgctctttGTATTTGTTGCATTCTATTTATTGATTCGATAGCTTTTACCAACTCTTTTCGCTCTAATAAGATACTTCTACATCGACACCGTCGATACTAGGGCCCACTGATGGAGATACAATGGACGTCCTAGGGCTTCTAGCCAATATATCTCAGGTCGTTGACCTCCTCGTCAAGATCGGTGTCATGTGCTCCATCTATTGTGTGGACGTCAAAAAGGCTCCCGGCGATGTGCGAAGACTACTAAAGGAGGTTGACCGACTAACGGCCGTCATCAAAGAGCTTGAGAGCCTTCTTCAAAGCCCGAAAGGATCTTCCAAGCTACAATCTCCGAGCCTCCGCCAGGCAGTTTTCGACCTTCACAGGCTCCTAGCAGAGATGGTGGCAAAGCTAGATCTGGGAGCCAAGCATGCCAGAGCTGTGTGGCCTTTCAAAAAGCGAGAGATTCACGAGATCTTTGCAACAATTGAGAGACAGAAGACTAATATTTTGTTGAATATCAACATTGAACAAACGTAAGATATTCAGTCCCCTTCCTCCTAGTGGCTATTGTTATAGCCACCAGCTGCTACTAGCTACTATGACTACCATGACTACCATGGCTACTTGGTCTATTCGATCTATCTGAGCTATCTGAGCTATCTGAGCTATCTGAGCTATCTGAGCTATCTGAGCTATCTGAGCTATCTGAGCTATCTGAGCTATCTGAGCTATCTGAGCTATCTGAGCTATTCCATTTACTTGGGCTACTTGGGCTATTCGAGTTCTCAATTCTAACAGTAACCAGGTCGGTCCTTTTAGATGTTCACCAAGAGATTGTTCTATCCAAGCTACGAATTGCAGACGCGGCTACCTTCGATTCCAGTGCAGACGGGGAGCAATCTTTCTGCCTGGAAGGCACTCGGAGTCACATTATTGCCCAAATAGAGGAATGGGGCACCAACTCAGACAGCCAGTCAGTCTTCTGGCTCAACGGCATGGCAGGGACAGGAAAATCTACCATTTCCCGCACAATCGCACAATCTTTTGCGAATAAGAATATACTAGGTGCtagttttttcttcaagagAGGTGGAGGTGATCGCAGCGGAACGAATTTCCTCATTACGACAATCGCCGCCCAGCTGGTCCGCCGAATTCCTTCCATTGCTTCACGAATCCGTGAGGTTCTTGACTTCGAACCTCAAATTCACGAAAAACCTCTGGGTGATCAGTTCCAAAAGCTGATTTTAGATCCACTGAAAAACACTCCGGGATGTTGGTCATCAAGTTTGCTTATTGTGGTCGACGCTCTCGACGAATGCGGCAATGAAGAGAATATGAGGACACTGATCGGCATTTTCTCAAAGGCTCAACAGAGCAATGACCCAAGGCTAAAAATCTTTCTCACAAGCAGACCCGAACTGCCCATTCGGCTCGGATTTGAGGAGATTAGTGGGAAATATGATCATCTGCTCCTCGCGACAGTGCCAAAAGCTACTATTGAGCATGATATAGGGCTGTTCATGAGACATCAACTTAATGTGATCAAAATGGATTACAACAAGTCTGTCTCAATACATCGCAAAATATCTACCGGCTGGCCTGGCGATGATGTTGTGCAACAACTTATCGACTCAGCCGTCCCGTTATTTATTGTTGCCGCAACAATATGCCGCTTCTTGAAAGATAGAAGGCTAGGAGGCCCTCAGCATCAATTAAGCAAGATTCTCGAGTATCAAAAAATGCACATATCCGGTCTTGATATGACATACCTTCCGATTCTGGACAACCTTATTGCCGACCTTCCTCTGTCTGCCAGGAAAGAAGTGTTGACTAGATTCCAGTATTTAATTGGTTCAATAATCACACTTGCTCAGCCTTTGTCTATACGAAGCCTCGCCGATCTTCTGGGGATTTCTACAGACGCTATCGAAGATCAACTTGACCTTTTACATTCAGTACTTGGGGTTCCTACTGACTTAGATACCCCTGTGAGACTATTGCACCTTTCTTTCCGAGATTTCCTGGTTGACTCTGAAAAGAAGCTTAATCTCAGCAAATATCCTTTCTGGGTAGATGAATCCGAGGCTCACTCAAAGCTATTCTCTCAATGCATCAAGTTATTGTCTACGGACGGCGTCCTCAAAGAAGACATTTGCTTTCTTAGAAGTCCAGGCACACTAAGATCCGATATAAAACAAAATGCTATTGATGAGCATCTACCTGGTGCAGTCCAATATGCTTGCATATACTGGGTCCATCACTTGAGTCTGAGCAGCCTCTGGATTTGTGATAATGACCAAACACACAAATTCTTGGCGAGCTACTTACT
This window contains:
- a CDS encoding WD domain, g-beta repeat domain-containing protein; protein product: MDVLGLLANISQVVDLLVKIGVMCSIYCVDVKKAPGDVRRLLKEVDRLTAVIKELESLLQSPKGSSKLQSPSLRQAVFDLHRLLAEMVAKLDLGAKHARAVWPFKKREIHEIFATIERQKTNILLNINIEQTSVLLDVHQEIVLSKLRIADAATFDSSADGEQSFCLEGTRSHIIAQIEEWGTNSDSQSVFWLNGMAGTGKSTISRTIAQSFANKNILGASFFFKRGGGDRSGTNFLITTIAAQLVRRIPSIASRIREVLDFEPQIHEKPLGDQFQKLILDPLKNTPGCWSSSLLIVVDALDECGNEENMRTLIGIFSKAQQSNDPRLKIFLTSRPELPIRLGFEEISGKYDHLLLATVPKATIEHDIGLFMRHQLNVIKMDYNKSVSIHRKISTGWPGDDVVQQLIDSAVPLFIVAATICRFLKDRRLGGPQHQLSKILEYQKMHISGLDMTYLPILDNLIADLPLSARKEVLTRFQYLIGSIITLAQPLSIRSLADLLGISTDAIEDQLDLLHSVLGVPTDLDTPVRLLHLSFRDFLVDSEKKLNLSKYPFWVDESEAHSKLFSQCIKLLSTDGVLKEDICFLRSPGTLRSDIKQNAIDEHLPGAVQYACIYWVHHLSLSSLWICDNDQTHKFLASYLLNWLEALSIMGRITESVHMMDDLLYKLEEKNAQDIGNLIRDAKRFIQTNVATFDKAPLQIYSSALIFAPEKSIVRSVFKSSIPTWLYSLPSMQSHWDPCLATFEDQNMRDADVIAIHGGDRFLSYPGREGEMKIWDARTLSCVAIYEDVMYKSVRVSSDGAEILYISRSKGLQIMDASTRSCIAEYNGHTDEIRRAMFSADGQYLASGSKDGTLRIWSRASATCDSLLEGHRAAISDVVLSEDESKIASGSYDKSIRVWDMNTATCIAIYDGHAESIVSLIYSADETLLISVDFNGTFKVWDTSIETQWGEIESHEGAVLEVVFSPDKKTIVTTSGDRTVRLWDSTTDIPTAPFDHIMSSRGLFGFPRSIEFSADSSTILSSTDGSEAFSIKLWNAANGDCQLLSDEFTGSILSIAFSPDGTTVTSTSRDGIMRYWDTTTQKLLASFGGGTYSISSSIYTVDGTQLVLACDDGMIEILSVATGHCLDKLVGICGLANHMAFDSSAGSSLRVITNVGTLEFDPPGSATCVHARSSFSSQRAVNTIGLGLSKDGEWITWDSRNMLWLPSAFRISASDIDVAGSLLALGSRLGRLLLIGVDPSKMPVNVLDASPRPLA